The proteins below come from a single Kosakonia sp. SMBL-WEM22 genomic window:
- a CDS encoding LuxR C-terminal-related transcriptional regulator: MHIITDDSFLACGLRALLDQGLLNLAEEDAIVDFDNHFLIMTTLPTLKTIMSGDHSFEQFLLQPFFKIEKRIAIKALPIQLKYRPWRQRKYTPPSLLLTRKERAILTYVMNSEYQNGIFDYGELDSKTLSTHKYNLLRKVNLRSIAALAQVHMRWKTLSHLRGFWPESACSKPARARALRAHQPFYQANALQET, from the coding sequence ATGCACATCATTACAGACGATAGCTTCCTGGCGTGCGGGCTACGGGCGCTGTTAGATCAGGGGCTACTTAATCTTGCCGAAGAGGATGCGATCGTCGATTTTGATAATCACTTTCTGATTATGACCACACTGCCAACGTTAAAAACGATTATGTCTGGCGACCACTCTTTCGAGCAATTTTTATTACAGCCCTTTTTTAAAATCGAAAAGCGCATCGCTATAAAAGCGCTACCGATTCAGTTGAAATATCGCCCCTGGCGTCAGCGTAAATATACGCCGCCGTCACTGCTCCTCACGCGCAAAGAGCGGGCCATACTGACGTATGTGATGAATAGCGAGTATCAAAACGGGATTTTTGATTATGGCGAGCTGGACAGCAAAACCCTGAGCACCCACAAATATAATCTGCTGCGCAAAGTGAACCTGCGCTCGATTGCCGCGCTGGCGCAGGTGCATATGCGCTGGAAAACGCTCTCTCATTTACGCGGTTTCTGGCCGGAGAGCGCATGCAGCAAGCCGGCCAGAGCGCGCGCCCTACGCGCCCATCAGCCGTTTTACCAGGCCAACGCACTGCAGGAAACGTGA
- the ettA gene encoding energy-dependent translational throttle protein EttA, with the protein MAQFVYTMHRVGKVVPPKRHILKNISLSFFPGAKIGVLGLNGAGKSTLLRIMAGIDTDIEGEARAQPGIKIGYLPQEPQLNPEQTVRESVEEALSEVVNALKRLDEVYALYAEPEADFDKLAAEQGKLEEIIQAHDGHNLNVQLERAADALRLPDWDAKIANLSGGERRRVALCRLLLEKPDMLLLDEPTNHLDAESVAWLERFLHDFEGTVVAITHDRYFLDNVAGWILELDRGEGIPWEGNYSSWLEQKDQRLAQEASQEAARRKSIEKELEWVRQGAKGRQSKGKARLARFEELNSTEYQKRNETNELFIPPGARLGDKVVEVSNLCKAYGDRQLIDNLSFSVPKGAIVGIIGPNGAGKSTLFRMMSGQEQPDAGTITLGETVKLASVDQFRDAMDNNKTVWEEVSGGLDIMRIGNTEMPSRAYVGRFNFKGTDQGKRVGELSGGERGRLHLAKLLQVGGNMLLLDEPTNDLDIETLRALENALLEFPGCAMVISHDRWFLDRIATHILDYQDEGKVEFFEGNFTEYEEYKKRTLGAEALEPKRIKYKRITK; encoded by the coding sequence GTGGCTCAATTCGTATATACCATGCACCGTGTCGGCAAAGTTGTTCCGCCGAAACGTCATATTCTGAAAAATATCTCCCTCAGTTTCTTCCCTGGCGCAAAGATCGGCGTACTCGGCCTTAACGGTGCCGGTAAATCGACGCTGCTGCGCATCATGGCCGGTATTGATACCGACATCGAAGGGGAAGCGCGCGCGCAACCGGGCATTAAAATCGGTTACCTGCCGCAGGAGCCGCAGCTCAATCCTGAGCAGACGGTTCGTGAATCGGTTGAAGAAGCCCTTTCTGAAGTGGTTAACGCGCTGAAACGTCTGGATGAAGTTTACGCACTCTACGCTGAGCCAGAGGCAGATTTCGATAAGCTCGCCGCTGAGCAGGGCAAGCTGGAAGAGATTATTCAGGCGCACGACGGTCACAACCTGAACGTGCAGCTTGAGCGCGCCGCCGATGCGCTGCGTCTGCCGGACTGGGATGCGAAAATCGCCAATCTCTCCGGGGGTGAACGCCGCCGCGTCGCGCTGTGCCGTCTGCTGCTGGAAAAGCCGGACATGCTGCTGCTCGACGAACCAACCAACCACCTGGACGCCGAATCCGTTGCCTGGCTGGAACGCTTCCTGCACGACTTCGAAGGCACCGTGGTGGCGATTACCCACGACCGTTACTTCCTCGATAACGTTGCGGGCTGGATCCTCGAGCTTGACCGCGGTGAAGGGATTCCGTGGGAAGGCAACTACTCCTCCTGGCTGGAGCAGAAAGATCAACGCCTGGCGCAGGAAGCTTCTCAGGAAGCGGCTCGCCGTAAATCCATTGAGAAAGAGCTGGAGTGGGTTCGCCAGGGCGCGAAAGGCCGTCAGTCGAAGGGCAAAGCCCGTCTGGCTCGCTTTGAAGAACTTAACAGCACCGAGTACCAGAAACGTAACGAAACCAACGAACTCTTTATTCCACCAGGCGCGCGTCTGGGCGATAAAGTGGTCGAGGTCAGCAACCTGTGCAAAGCCTATGGCGACCGCCAGCTGATCGATAACCTCTCCTTCTCCGTACCGAAAGGCGCCATCGTTGGCATTATCGGCCCGAACGGTGCTGGTAAATCGACGCTGTTCCGCATGATGTCCGGTCAGGAGCAGCCTGATGCCGGTACCATCACCCTCGGTGAAACGGTGAAACTGGCCTCTGTTGACCAGTTCCGTGACGCGATGGATAACAACAAAACCGTCTGGGAAGAAGTCTCCGGCGGGCTGGATATCATGCGTATCGGCAACACCGAGATGCCAAGCCGTGCCTATGTTGGCCGCTTTAACTTTAAAGGCACCGACCAGGGCAAACGCGTTGGCGAACTCTCCGGCGGTGAGCGCGGTCGTCTGCACCTGGCGAAGCTGCTGCAGGTTGGCGGCAACATGCTGCTGCTCGATGAACCGACCAACGACCTGGATATCGAAACCCTGCGCGCGCTGGAAAACGCCCTGCTGGAGTTCCCGGGCTGCGCGATGGTTATCTCGCACGACCGTTGGTTCCTTGACCGTATCGCCACCCACATTCTGGATTACCAGGATGAGGGCAAAGTCGAGTTCTTCGAAGGAAACTTCACCGAATACGAAGAGTACAAGAAACGCACGCTGGGCGCCGAAGCGCTGGAGCCGAAGCGTATCAAGTACAAACGTATTACCAAGTAA
- the sltY gene encoding murein transglycosylase encodes MQRAKHAAWRLAAACVCLLSFSNAARADSLDEQRERYAQIKSAWDNNQMDVVQQLMPTLQTYPLYPYLQYRQITDNLASEPAPTVTQFVQQYPTLPAARTLKNRFVNELARRQDWQGLLSFSPDKPATTEAQCNYYFAKWNSGQADEAWAGAKDLWLSGKSQPNACDQLFGAWRASGKQDPLAYLERIRLAMKAGNTRLVTLLASQMPPDYQTISSAIVTLANDPMTVMSFATTTGATDFTRQMAAEAFESVARQDVENARLMIPSLAQAQKLNEEQTQQLRETVAWRLMGNDVTSEQARWRDDTIMRSQSVSLLERRVRMALSNGDRRGLNTWLSRLPMEAKEKDEWRYWQADLLLERGRENDAKEILHALMQQRGFYPMAAAQRLGEAYQLKIDKADGNVDPTLLQSTEMARVRELMYWKMDNTARGEWANLVSSRSQQQQAQLARYAFEQQWWDLSVQATISGKLWDQLEERFPLAYRDLYARYTGDKAISPSYAMAISRQESAWNPTARSPVGASGLMQIMPATATHTVKMFSIPGYSNSSQLFDPETNIKIGTSYLQYVYQQFGNNRIFASAAYNAGPGRVRSWLNNSGGKLDAVAFIESIPFSETRGYVKNVLAYDAYYRYFLQEEKATILSDAEWQRRY; translated from the coding sequence GTGCAGAGAGCTAAACATGCCGCCTGGCGGTTAGCGGCGGCCTGCGTGTGTTTGCTGTCCTTCAGCAATGCGGCGCGGGCGGACTCACTGGATGAACAACGCGAGCGGTACGCGCAAATCAAAAGCGCCTGGGACAATAACCAGATGGACGTTGTGCAGCAGCTAATGCCGACGCTGCAAACCTATCCCCTTTACCCCTACCTGCAATATCGGCAGATCACCGACAATTTGGCGAGCGAACCGGCGCCCACTGTCACCCAGTTTGTGCAGCAGTATCCGACGCTGCCCGCCGCCCGTACGCTGAAAAACCGCTTTGTGAACGAGCTGGCCCGGCGTCAGGACTGGCAGGGTTTGCTGTCGTTTAGCCCGGATAAACCGGCGACCACCGAGGCGCAGTGCAACTACTACTTCGCCAAATGGAATAGCGGCCAGGCAGATGAAGCCTGGGCAGGCGCGAAAGATCTCTGGCTCAGCGGTAAAAGCCAGCCGAACGCCTGCGACCAGCTGTTTGGTGCGTGGCGCGCGTCGGGTAAACAGGATCCGCTCGCTTATCTGGAACGTATCCGCCTGGCGATGAAAGCGGGTAATACGCGGCTGGTCACGTTGCTGGCCAGCCAGATGCCGCCCGATTACCAGACCATCTCGTCGGCGATTGTGACGCTCGCTAACGATCCAATGACGGTGATGAGCTTCGCGACCACTACCGGGGCGACGGACTTTACACGCCAGATGGCGGCAGAAGCGTTTGAGAGCGTGGCGCGGCAGGATGTGGAAAATGCCCGGCTGATGATCCCATCGCTGGCGCAGGCGCAAAAACTCAACGAAGAGCAGACGCAGCAGCTGCGCGAGACGGTGGCGTGGCGGCTGATGGGCAATGATGTCACCAGCGAGCAGGCGCGCTGGCGCGACGATACGATTATGCGTTCGCAATCCGTTTCACTGCTGGAGCGGCGTGTTCGTATGGCGCTCAGTAATGGCGACCGCCGCGGGCTCAATACCTGGCTTTCGCGCCTGCCAATGGAGGCGAAAGAGAAAGATGAGTGGCGCTACTGGCAGGCAGATCTGCTGCTGGAGCGCGGGCGTGAAAACGACGCTAAAGAGATCCTGCATGCGCTAATGCAGCAGCGCGGCTTCTACCCGATGGCCGCCGCACAGCGTCTCGGCGAAGCGTATCAGTTGAAGATAGATAAGGCTGATGGCAACGTCGATCCGACCCTGTTACAGAGCACAGAGATGGCGCGTGTGCGCGAGCTAATGTACTGGAAAATGGATAATACCGCGCGTGGCGAGTGGGCGAATCTGGTCTCCAGCCGCAGCCAGCAACAGCAGGCGCAGCTGGCGCGCTACGCTTTTGAGCAGCAGTGGTGGGATCTGAGCGTGCAGGCGACGATCAGCGGCAAGCTGTGGGATCAATTAGAGGAGCGCTTCCCGCTGGCGTATCGCGATCTCTACGCGCGCTATACCGGCGATAAGGCGATCTCGCCGAGCTATGCCATGGCGATCTCCCGCCAGGAGAGTGCCTGGAACCCGACGGCGCGCTCGCCAGTCGGTGCCAGCGGGCTCATGCAGATCATGCCCGCCACCGCCACGCATACGGTGAAGATGTTCTCGATCCCGGGCTACAGTAATTCCAGCCAGCTCTTCGATCCGGAAACCAACATCAAGATTGGCACCAGCTATCTGCAGTATGTCTATCAGCAGTTTGGCAATAACCGTATTTTTGCCTCGGCGGCCTATAACGCCGGGCCGGGCAGAGTGCGTAGCTGGCTGAATAACAGCGGCGGGAAGCTCGATGCGGTGGCGTTTATTGAGAGCATTCCCTTCTCGGAAACGCGCGGCTATGTGAAAAACGTGCTGGCCTATGATGCCTACTACCGCTACTTCTTACAGGAGGAGAAAGCGACCATCCTTAGTGACGCTGAATGGCAGCGCCGTTACTGA
- the nadR gene encoding multifunctional transcriptional regulator/nicotinamide-nucleotide adenylyltransferase/ribosylnicotinamide kinase NadR, whose product MSSFDYLKTAIRQKGCTLQQVADASGMTKGYLSQLLNAKIKSPSAQKLEALHRFLGLDFPRREKNIGVVFGKFYPLHTGHIYLIQRACSQVDELHIILGYDETRDRALFEESAMSQQPTVSDRLRWLLQTFKYQKNIRIHAFNEEGMEPYPHGWDVWSNGIKAFMAEKGITPNWIYTSEAADAPQYLQHLGTEAVLVDPERTFMNISGSQIRENPFRYWEYIPTEVKPFFVRTVAILGGESSGKSTLVNKLANIFNTTSAWEFGRDYVFSHLGGDEIALQYSDYDKIALGHAQYIDFAVKYANKVAFIDTDFVTTQAFCKKYEGREHPFVQALIDEYRFDLVILLENNTPWINDGLRSLGSSVDRREFQNLLVSMLEANNIDYVRVEEADYDSRFLQCVGLVKRLMGA is encoded by the coding sequence ATGTCGTCATTCGACTACTTAAAAACCGCCATTCGCCAGAAGGGCTGCACGCTGCAGCAGGTCGCGGATGCCAGCGGCATGACCAAAGGCTACTTAAGCCAGCTGCTGAATGCCAAAATCAAAAGCCCCAGCGCGCAAAAGCTGGAGGCGCTGCACCGTTTCCTCGGCCTGGATTTTCCACGCCGTGAGAAGAATATTGGCGTGGTGTTCGGTAAGTTTTACCCGCTGCACACCGGCCATATCTACCTGATCCAGCGCGCCTGCAGCCAGGTTGACGAGCTGCATATCATCCTCGGGTATGATGAAACCCGCGATCGCGCGCTGTTTGAAGAGAGCGCAATGTCGCAGCAGCCGACGGTGAGCGACCGCCTGCGCTGGCTGCTGCAAACCTTTAAGTACCAGAAAAATATCCGCATCCATGCGTTTAATGAAGAGGGGATGGAGCCCTATCCTCACGGTTGGGACGTCTGGAGCAACGGCATCAAAGCCTTTATGGCGGAAAAGGGCATTACGCCGAACTGGATCTACACCTCTGAAGCCGCCGATGCGCCGCAATATTTGCAGCATCTCGGCACGGAAGCGGTGCTGGTCGATCCCGAGCGCACCTTTATGAACATCAGCGGCTCACAAATTCGTGAAAACCCGTTCCGCTACTGGGAGTACATTCCGACGGAAGTAAAACCCTTCTTTGTGCGCACGGTGGCGATTCTTGGCGGCGAGTCGAGCGGCAAATCGACGCTGGTGAACAAGCTTGCCAATATCTTCAACACCACCAGCGCCTGGGAGTTTGGCCGCGATTACGTCTTCTCCCATCTCGGCGGGGATGAGATTGCGCTGCAATATTCCGACTACGACAAAATTGCTCTCGGCCATGCGCAATACATCGATTTCGCGGTGAAGTACGCTAATAAAGTCGCCTTTATTGATACCGACTTTGTCACCACCCAGGCCTTCTGTAAAAAGTATGAGGGGCGCGAGCACCCCTTTGTGCAGGCGTTGATCGATGAGTATCGCTTTGATCTGGTGATCCTGCTTGAAAACAACACGCCGTGGATCAACGATGGCCTGCGCAGCCTTGGCAGCTCTGTCGATCGCCGTGAGTTTCAGAACCTGCTGGTCTCGATGCTGGAAGCGAATAATATCGACTACGTTCGCGTGGAAGAGGCTGATTACGACTCACGTTTCCTGCAGTGCGTTGGCCTGGTAAAACGGCTGATGGGCGCGTAG